TATCACTCTTCTTGTTCGCTTGCTGAAGAACCGAATCGATGTCATGTGATAGAATAAATAATTGGTGTGATTTATTGGGTTGTAATTCGATTGTATTGCTGAGCACTTCAATCCTTGCTGTTATGAATCTCTCTTTGAGAAGATGAAGGAAATATTTTTGAGGATCAGCAATACTGAGATAAAACTCTTGAGGAGAATCATCCGGAGATATCCTTCCGCTAATCAAAATCGTATCCGTTCCACGTATTCGACTAACTGTATGATACGGTAATGATGTATCGTTAGAAGTATAGGCACGATTGATAACCGAGAAATAGTTTGAGTGAGGGAAGAAGCCAATCGTCGGTTGTTTGTTCAGGAACATGTTTGTCGTGATTGTTATTTGAACTGCATTTTGATCTATACTGATCGGTGATATAACAGGAGCAGTAGGGTCGGGTTCATCGTCCCACATCCAACCGCGTCCCCATTTTATAGAATCAAAATAACTTACATCAAGTATGATACTGCCATTGATTCTGTGAATACCAAGTTGTTGAATTTTTACAACGATAGAATCAAGGTCTGCATTGCTGAAGAGAGGATCGCCAAATCCTTTTATTATTAAATTCCCATCAATTAAGCCTGAATTGATAGTACCATCGGTAGAAATAATTGTTTTAAATTGAAATTTGGAAGGAAGAAGCTCAATTGCGGCGGCAGTTGTAAGCAATTTCTGGTTTGAGGCGGGATGAAACAGCTTATCTCCGTTTAATGAGAAAAGAACTTTTTCTCTGTTGAGATCAACTACCTCAATTCCTATTGAGCAAACATTCAAAGATTTGTCGTTAATGATATTATCAATTTTGCTTCGCAATGAGTCCTGCATATTTCCCTGACCTGCAAAAATAAATTTTGCTGATAAGATCACCACGAGAACCACGAACTTTGAAGTTTGTTTTAATAGCGGAAAATGGTTAGATTTCATACCAATTATTAATATTAGTGGCTAAAGAATGTTAAAGTTCCTATCAAAAATATTCCCAGGTAAATCAGAAAAAGATGTAAATAGAATTTTACCAATCGTTAAACAAATTAACGAGTATTTTGAAGAATATCAAAAATTGAGCGATGAAGAATTGTGCGGAAAAACTACTGACTTCCGCTCCAGAATCTCTGAAGCGATAAAAGAATACGAGGAAGAAATTCTTTCAAAGAAAGAATCTCTGAAATCAAACCAAGAATTATCTCTCGAAAATCGTGAAGCTATCTATACAGAAATAGAAAATCTTCAAAAAGATCGCGATGGTATGATTCAGCAAGTATTAACAGAAATCTTGCCAGAAGCGTTCGCGGTAGTTAAAGAAACGTGCAGACGGTTGGTAGGGCAATCGTGGGAAATAATGGGGCATAAGATTTTATGGGAGATGGTTCCGTTCGATGTCCAGTTAATCGGCGGAGTTGTGCTGCACGAAGGTAAAATTTCGGAAATGGCAACGGGCGAAGGTAAAACATTGGTAGCCACTATGCCACTTTATTTGAATGCGTTACCCGGTCGCGGTGTTCACCTCGTCACTGTTAATGATTATCTCGCGTTGCGCGACAGTTTATGGATGGGAAGAGTTTTTGAATTTCTCGGTTTGACTGTCGGGTGTATTCAAGCTCAAATGGATCCGTCTCAAAGAAAAAAACAATATGGTTGTGATATAACTTACGGGACAAATAACGAATTTGGATTTGATTATCTCCGTGACAACATGGTGATATCACGTGATGAACTTGTTCATCGTGAATTTTATTATGCTATAGTCGACGAAGTTGACTCGGTTCTTATAGATGAAGCTCGAACACCTCTAATCATCAGCGGACCTGTAGCCACCGAAGATCATAAATTTTCTGAAATGAAACCGAGAGTCGAGCGACTTGTAAATGCTCAGCGGAATTTTATCACGAAAATTGTTGCAGAGGCAGAGCAGTTTATCACTGATGGAAAAACAGAAGAAGCAGGCGTTCAAATACTTCGTGCATTCCGAGGATTACCCAAACATAAACGACTTGCAAAAGTACTATCAGAGCCGGCAAATAAGAAATTGATGCAGCAAACCGAAATGGAATACTTGCGCGATCAATCACGACGAATGCACGAAATCGATGATGAACTTTATTATGCAATCGATGAACGGAATCATACGATCAATCTCACAGAGAAAGGTCGGGAACTGCTTGCCGGTTCAACAAATGATAAAGATTTCTTCATACTACCGGACATCGGTACCGAGATTGCTTTACTCGAAAATAATTTGAACATGCCTACCGAAGAAAAACAACTTAAGAAAGACGAATTAAACCTTCAGTATGCAGAGCGGAGCGATCGAATTCATACCGTTACACAGTTGTTACGGGCATATTCGCTGTATGAAAAGGATGATGAATATGTGGTGACGGATGACGGTAAAGTTATGATCGTCGATGAATTCACAGGTCGTATGTTGGCGGGCAGAAGATTTTCGGATGGTTTACATCAAGCGATTGAAGCGAAGGAAGGGGTTCGTATCGAACGAGATATGCAGACACTCGCTACAATCACATTACAAAATTATTTTCGTCTCTACAAAAAACTTGCCGGCATGACCGGAACTGCAGAAACAGAAGCGCCTGAGTTTTTCGATATTTATAAACTTGATGTAACTGTCGTGCCTACAAATCAGGATATGATACGGGACGACATGGAAGATGTAATTTATAAAACGAAGCGTGAGAAATTTAATGCGGTAATAACAGAGATAGAAGCGCTTCGTAAAGCTAACCGTCCGGTTTTAGTGGGTACAACATCCGTTGAAGTTTCTGAAACATTGAGCAGGATGCTCAAGCGTCAAGGTGTTCCGCATAATGTGTTGAATGCAAAACATCATCAGCGCGAAGCGGAAATTGTTGCGCATGCCGGCTTACCCGGCGGCGTTACAATCGCAACAAATATGGCTGGACGCGGAACCGATATTAAACTTGGTCCCGGTGTTGCCGATGCAGGCGGTTTGCATATCATCGGAACCGAGAGGCACGAAGCACGCCGTATCGATCGGCAGTTGCGCGGTCGTGCCGGTCGTCAAGGCGATCCAGGTTCATCAAAATTTTATCTGTCACTCGAAGATGATCTTATGCGTTTATTCGGAAGCGATAGAATTGCCGGTATTATGGAGCGGTTGGGATTGAAAGAGGGAGATGTTATACAACATCCGATGATTAGCCGTTCTGTTCAACGAGCGCAGAAAAAGGTTGAAGAAAACAATTACGCTATTCGTAAACGATTACTTGAGTATGATAACGTGATGAATCAGCAGCGTGAGGTAATTTATTCGCGTAGACGGCATGCGTTATTCGGCGAACGTCTCAGAGAAGATATTTTCGAAATGCTTGATGATTTTCTTGACACTACCATCGAAAAACATTACGAGCAGGGAGATGTTGATGAATTTCGTGAGACAATGAGAACTAATCTCTTGGTAGATTTCGCTGTTACACCGGAACAGTGGGATAAACTCGGCAAAGAGGGTTTGAAAGTAGCGGCATACAAAGCATCTCTCGATTTTTATAAACGGAAAGAAGAGCGCATCGGGGCAGAGAATATGTCGATGCTTGAAAAAATGGTTGCTCTTCAGGTTATCGACGAAAGATGGAAAGATCATTTACGCGAGATGGATGATTTGAAAGAGGGAATTCACCTTCGTGCTTACGGACAGAAAGATCCGATCATCGAATACAAAACCGAAGCGTTCAGGATGTTCGTAGAATTGCTCGATTTAGTTCGCAACGAAACGATGAACTTAGTTTTTAAATTATTCCCTCAACAGACGCAGGAAGCACCTATATTACGTCAACCTAAAATTAGCAGACCACAAAATATGACGATGACACACGAATCGTCTCTGGGTATGGGATTGCAGGCAAGTCAGGCGCCGAGCGGAGATTCTACAACAGGTGAACAAAAAGGGGCTCCCGAATCGCGCGCAGGCAAGCCACAGCCAATTCACGTTGGCGATAAAGTAGGAAGAAATGATCCTTGTCCTTGCGGCAGTGGCAAAAAGTACAAACAATGTCATGGAAAATAAAATAACAATTAAAAAATATTTCATTCATTATATTTTTGGAGGTTTCAAATGACGCGATTAACAAGCGTAATCACAGCCATTATTATTTTATCTTCTCAAATATTTGCGCAGGAAGATACAACCGCAAGGAAACATTCGTTATATAAAGGGATGTGGGCGTTGCAGTTTCAAATTGATGGATTGATTAATAATATTCGCCTATCCGATTTCCAAGGAACGGGAATTTCAATTAAAAAACATCTTACGAATGAATCTGCGATAAGGTTGGGGCTTTCGATTGGAACCAGCATCTCAACATCTGATGAAGATAATTATTTGAGTGATACAACTCTCCCAACGAAAACAGCGGATGATCATTGGTATAGTTTGAATATCCGCACACAATATTTACACTATTTAACAGAATATTCTGATGTTAAAGTATATCTTGGTGTTGGCCCCCAGATAAATTACCAATGGTCGAAACGCGAATATAGCAGTAATGTTAGCTGGACAAAATATTATTCAGTTGCATTTGGCATGAGTGGTGCAGTAGGCGCAGAAATATTTATCACTCGTTGGATAAGTGGTCATGTTGAGACTGGGGCATCGATTGAATATAAATGGGAAGAAAATAAATCAACAGTCTATGGTGGTATTCGCGAGACTAAAAGAAAATATTTTATTTTTAGTCCATCTTCTGTAAAACTTGGTATCTCCTTATATTTCTAATGAAACCGTATAGAATTAAATATTGGAAGGGGGTTTGAAGATGAAAAGAAAATATTATTTCATTGTAGTTGCCATTGTCGGAGCGATTGCATTCTTTGCCGGTGCATTCCTTCAATCTCAATCTTCTAATCCAATAGCAAAAGAGATTGTTGCATCGGCAGAAAAGATTATCGGTCTATCATTCTCAGATGCCAAGCGCGATTCGATGCTCGATGGCTTAAACGACCAACTCAAAAGTTATGAAAGCTTGCGCCAACTCTCTTTACCGAATGATCTCCCACCAGCTATCGGTTTCAATCCGGTACCGGTAGGTTTTCAATTTGATATGAAAAAGAAATCGTTCAAGTTGGGGAAGTTAGGACGCGTGGAATTACCGAACGATGAGAATGAATTGGCTTTTTACTCGGTTGCTCAATTGGCTAAATTAATCAAATCAAAAAAAATCTCGTCGGAGGATTTAACAAAGTTATATATCAGCCGACTTAAAAAGTACAGTCCAAAACTTGAATGTGTCATTACATTAACAGAGAGTTTAGCCCTTGAGCAAGCGCGCCGCGCAGATAGAGAAATTGCAATCGGAAAATACAGAGGTCATTTACACGGAATTCCTTATGGTGCAAAAGATTTGTTGGCAACAAAAGGAATAAGAACAACTTGGGGATCTGTGCCATATAAAAATCAAATGATTGATGAAGATGCAACTGTAATCAGTAAGTTAGAAGAAGCGGGCGCGGTTCTTGTGGCAAAGTTAACCATGGGTGAACTTGCATGGGGTGATGTTTGGTTTGGCGGTAAGACGCGAAATCCTTGGAACACAATGGTTGGATCCAGCGGATCATCTGCAGGTTCTGCCTCCGCAACATCAGCAGGTTTGGTTGCATTTTCAATTGGAACAGAAACATGGGGTTCAATCGTATCACCATCTACGGTATGTGGCGTTAGCGGTTTGCGTCCCACATTCGGGCGGGTAAGCAGACACGGTGCAATGGCATTGAGTTGGTCGATGGATAAAATTGGTCCCATTTGTCGCACCGCTGAAGATTGCGCAATCGTTTTCAATTCAATTTACGGTGCTGATGGAATTGACCAGAGCGTTTACGATTATCCATTCTCATATGACGCCAATGCCAGGTTGAGTGATTTGAAGATAGGATATCTGAAGACTGAATTCGACAGTATCAAGGAGAACAAGAATATTTATATTCAGACACTGGAAACTCTTCGTTCATTAGGTGTAAATCTGATTCCGGTAAGTTTGCCTAAATATCCTGTGAATGAGCTTGCATTCATCTTAAACGCGGAAGCCGGAGCCGCATTTGATGATTTAACACGAAACGGTCAGGATGATCTACTTGTTCGTCAAATTAAGGATGCTTGGCCCAATGTGTTCAGAGTGTCGCGCTTCATTCCTGCAGTTGAATATATACAGGCAAATCGTCATAGATTTGTTCTGATTCAGGAGATGGAAAAAATATTTGAAGAAGTGGATTGCTACGTTGCTCCGCCGTTCGAAGGAGATAATCTTTTATTAACGAATCTCACGGGTCATCCGTGTGTTGTAGTTCCAAATGGTTTCTCAAAATCAGGTATGCCAACAAGCATAACATTCATCGGAAAGTTATTCGATGAAGGGACAATTTTAACACTGGCAAAACAATATCAAGATGCAACCGATTATCATCATAAACATCCGAAAATAAAATAAACATGGAAGAAATTCAGAAAAAAATATTTCACTGCGGTTACGTTGCAATAATCGGTGCACCGAATGTCGGTAAATCAACCCTCATTAATCAGCTCGTCGGCAGAAAAATTGCCGCGGTAACCCGCAAACCGCAAACCACACGACATAAGATATTGGGAATCATGACGACCGATGAATTCCAGATAATATTTGTCGATACACCGGGCGTGATGAAGCCGGCTTACCTGTTGCATGAGGTAATGATGAAGCAAACGATTTCAGTTATCGGAGATTCCGATGCAATCATATTCATGCTGGATGCATCTATGGATGAGAGAAGCGATAAGATGCAACAAACATTAGCGTATAATCTCTTGAAAAAAACCGGAACGCCGATTATACCGGTTCTGAACAAAATCGATTTGTTAGACCAAACAATTCTTGACCGGCGGATCAAACACGCGAAGGAAATGTATGGTTTTGAAGAAATATTCTTAATCTCTGCTCTGACTAATACCGGAATCCCCGACATGCTTAATGCATTATCGTCTAAATTGCCGGAACATCCGGCATTTTATCCCGCAGAAGTTATCAGCGAACAGCCGGAAAAGTTTTTTGTTGCAGAAATAATTAGGGAAAAAATATTCGAACAGTACGAGGAAGAAATCCCTTACTCAACTTCTGTGGATATAGTAGAATTCAAAGAACAAGATGGACGCAAGGATGTAATTCATGCCGAAATTTATGTCGAGAAAGAGCAACAGAAAGGAATAATCATTGGGAAAAAGGGACTGGCTCTTAAAAAAATTGGAGAGGAAGCCCGCAAAGATATTGAATTGTTTTTGGAGCGTCCGGTTTATCTGCAATTATATGTTAAAGTACGGGAGAAATGGCGCGAACAGCATAAATGGCTAAAACGTCTGGGTTATGAATGATCAATTATTCTATCGCCGGAGTAGCGATTAAGCATATATGTTGAAGACAGAAAAATCTTTGATCATAGCTGGTTTCATCCTGATTTCAATTATCTGGGGCTCCACCTGGTTAGTAATAAAAGTGGGGCTAACAAGCATTACACCGCTTTACGGGATTTCATTCCGCTTCATGATTGCCGCCGGCATCTTGGCGATCATGATGAAGATGAGAGGAGAGAAGTTATATTTTGACAGAAGTTCGGTTATACAATACATAAATCTTGCAGTGCTTTCATTCAGTTTTCCTTTCGCATTGGTTTATTGGGGAGAACAATATATTGCATCCGGTTTAGCATCTGTATTATTTGGTGCTTATCCATTTGTTGTCGCTTTCGGCTCTCACCTTTATCTGCCAACGGAGAGATTAAACGTTTTGAAATCGATTGGTATTGTATTAGGATTCTCTGGAATCATAATCATATTTTGGACAGATCTCCACTTGGGTTCGGCAAATGTATTAGGTATGTCGGCAATACTCCTAAGTACAGTTTTGCAAGGAACCTCATTGGTGATATTGAAAAGGATAAATCATCCAATGAGTCCGACAGCTTTAAGTTTAGGCGGGATGCTATTCGGTTTGCTGATAATGATTCCGCTTGCAATTATTTTTGAAGATATCTCGAGTTTAAAGTTCGATGGGTCGGGCGTTGGTTCGATTCTGTATCTTTCAACATTCGGGACCGTTGTTACCTTTGTAACATATTATTGGTTAATGAAAAGAGTGGAAGTAGTATATCTCTCCCTCGTATCGTTCGTGACTCCGATACTAGCTGTCGCATTGGGAAGTATCTTGTTAAACGAAAAACTGTCGGGGCAGATATTTTTTGGAACAGGTTTCGTTTTGATTGGAATATTAACAGCAAATGGCGGCGATTTAACATTACAAATAAAAAAAATGTTAGGACGGGTAAAAAATAACGGTCAGTAAATCAATTATTATGGCTGAAAAATATTTTAAAAACCCGCACAACTTAAATCTTAGTAACAAACTTGCAAACCTTCCAAAAAACCCTGGTGTTTACCAGTTCAAGAATGCCAATAATGATATCCTTTATATAGGTAAAGCATTAAATCTTCGAAATCGTGTTCGTCAATATTTCCATCGGTGCGGTAATATTTCTTCACGAATTAAAGCGATGATTCCAAAAATTGCCGATATAGAACTCATAATCACAGATTCGGAAATTGAAGCTCTGATTCTTGAGGCAACTCTTATCAAGAAACACAAACCGCATTATAATATCGATCTTAAGGATGATAAAAGTTATCCATACATCGTAATCACGAAAGAACCCTACCCCCGTATTTTTGTAACAAGAAAAATCGTTAATGATGGTTCAAAATATTTTGGTCCGTACACTGAAGTCGGATATATGAGAGAGTCTCTCAAAATGATAAAGGACATATTTAAAGTCAGAAGCTGTAATTATTTTCTTGACGATGAATCGATCTTAAAGAAGAAATATAAATTATGTCTTGATTATCATATCAATCAATGCGATGGTCCGTGCGAGGGATTAGTCTCAGAAGAAAAGTATAATGAGATGATAGATAGTGTTGCACTTTTATTGAAAGGGAAAACAGGAAAACTGATTTCTGATTGGGAGGCACGAATGAATTCGGCTGCAGAAGGATTACACTTTGAAGAAGCGAAACGATATCGTGACGGTATAAATCAATTACGGATTTACAGCGAAAGACAAAAAATTATTGAGCCGAACCTTTCCGATAGAGATATAATCGCGCTTGTGAAAGATGTTGATGATGCATGCTGTGTGATATTTAATGTTCGTGAGGGTAAAATTACCGGTAAAAAGCATTTATTGATTAAAAGAGTAGAAGGGAAACCGGAAGAAGAAATTATTGAACAGATGGTTCAAAATTATTATTTAGATGCAACAGAGATCCCTTCTGAAATATATTTATCACACCGGCCGGTAAGTATATCGGTTATTCAAGAATGGCTAAAGAATAAGAGAGATGGTAGATTTAAGATCATCATTCCTCGAGCGGGTGAGAAAATACGTTTGATGAATATGTGCAAATTAAACGCTAAGATAATACTTGATGAATATTTGTCGAGAAGAAATTTGAGGAACCAAAAGATCCCCGAAGCGCTGCTGGTGCTGAAAAAGCATTTGCAACTTAAGACAATCCCGCACCGGATCGAATGTTTTGATATATCGAATATACAAGGGACCGATTCAGTTGCTTCCATGGTAGTATTCATTGACGGTAAACCAAGAAAATCGGAGTATCGAAAATTTAAAATAAATTCAGTACTCGGAGCAGATGATTATGCCAGTATGAAAGAAGTGATCGGAAGAAGATACAAGCGGTTGCTTGAAGAAAAGTCACAACCACCTGATCTGATAATGGTTGATGGTGGCAAGGGGCAACTGTCGAGTGCGACAGAAGTCTTAAAATTACTTCAACTGTGGAAAGAAGAAAAAAAAGGAGTGAGTATAATTGGGCTTGCCAAAAAATTGGAAGAAGTATATCTTCCTGAAACACCCGAACCGCAGAATATTCCAAAAGCGTCACCTGCTCTTCATCTGCTTCAGAGAATCAGGAATGAAGCGCATAGATTCGCAATATCATATCATAGGCAGTTACGCGGAAAACGAACTATCAAAACTGAAATCGAAGAAATCGGAGGAATAGGGAAGCAATATTCTAATAAATTGCTCAAATATTTCGGATCACTAAAAGGTATCCAAATTGCAAGTTATGAAAAGCTTAAGGAAATAGTCGGTGCTAAGAATGCGGTGAAAATTATTCAATATTTTAGTGAAAAATAAAGAAATGTGGAAATAAATGGATTCAAATTGGGTGTAGGAATCTTGACTACAAATTTTATATATTAATTCTCGTTACATATTTTATTAGAATATATTATATTTACTTAGTTAAATTTTATGTGTGTCTGGTTCCCGCTTCGAAATCAAGGCCCTCCCACTTGGTTTCACCGCCAGGCACACATTTTTTATTCTCCATTCTTTAGAAGCATTTCATTTATTTTTAAACATCAAAAGATTCATTATTCCTATCGTCGTAGTTATCAAGATTTTCGATATAAACAGAACTTGTCAAGTTTGTTTATTTCTCAACAAATAATTAGATTACTCAGCGTTTGGGCGATTAGCTCAGTTGGTTGGAGCGCACGGTTCACATCCGTGAGGTCATAGGTTCAAGTCCTATATCGCCCACAAAAAATTTAATTTATCAACCTTTAACCCGATCCCGAGAGTTCGGAAAGGAAACTAAAATGAATATTATTATTTTGACAAACCTCCACCTTTTTAATAAGGGTTGGAGGTTTTTTATTTTCTTAACCGGAGATAAAGATGATGCATAAAATAATTGATGAAACAGGTTTCGGACGAACCCTTACCCGTCTTGCTCATGAAATTATCGAACGAAATAAAGGAGCCGGGAATATCGCTGTCATTGGCATTCGTACTCGGGGAGAATATTTAGCCAAGAGACTTGCAGATATGATATCTTCGATCGAGAAGAAAGAAATCAAGATCGGATTATTAGATATAACTTTATATCGCGACGATCTGAAAGAAATACAAAATCAACCGTTGTTGAAAGGAACCGAAATATCTTTTGATGTGAATAAGAAAGATATCATCCTTATAGACGATGTCTTGTTTACCGGTAGAACAGTTCGTGCCGCTCTGGATGAATTAACCGATCTCGGCAGACCGGCAAGCATTCAACTTGCTGTGTTGATTGATCGGGGACATCGTGAATTGCCGATCAGGGCAGACTTCGTCGGGAAAAATTTACCGACATCGTTGGATGAGGAAGTAAAAGTATTGATGAAAGAAATTGATTCAGAAGATTCAGTCGTGTTAAAATATTTGGAGAAAGGAGAAAACTGATGCCACTTCAAAATCGCCATCTTCTTGGTTTGGAAGGAGTGTCTAAAGAGGACATCCAATTAATCCTTGATACTGCTGTTACATTCAGGGAAGTTTTAGAAAGACCGATAAAAAAAGTCCCGACACTTCAAGGAAAAACAATCGTAAATTTGTTTTTTGAAAGCTCCACCCGCACAAGAATATCATTCGAGTTAGCTGAACGACGTTTGTCGGCAGATGTTGTGAATTTTTCTGCTGATATGAGCAGTCTGAAGAAGGGCGAAACTCTCAAAGACACCGCACGCAATATCGAAGCGATGAAAATAGATATTGTTGTAATGCGCCATGGCGCACCAGGTGCTGCTCTGTTTCTAAGTCGCGTTATTGATTCCGTGATAATTAACGCAGGGGATGGAGCGCATGAACATCCAACGCAAGCCCTGCTCGATCTTTATTCGATACATGAAAAACATAAAACAATCAAAGGATTGAAAGTCTGCATAGTTGGTGATATTTCTCATAGCCGGGTCGCACTATCAAATATTTATGGTCTGAAAACAATGGGTGCTGAGGTTGCGATTTGTGGTCCTGCTACGTTGATTCCATCCGAGATCGAAAATCTAGGTGTGAACACATTCAACCGCATCGATGATGCCATCGCTTGGTCTGATGTTTTAAACGTATTGCGAATTCAACTTGAACGTCAAGACAGGAGTAACATCCCATCGTTGAGAGAATACAGAAAATATTTCGCTGTAACAAAAGAGAGAATTCAGAAAGCTGGTAAACAAATTACAATCATGCACCCCGGTCCAATAAACCGCGATGTTGAATTATCGGCAGATGTCGCGGATAGCGAACATTCAATAATTCTTCAACAAGTATTGAACGGTGTCGCTGTTAGAATGGCAGTACTTTATTTATTAGGTACAAGGAGTTGATCATGAAATATATTCTCAAAAATACAATCATAGTCGATCCAACAAATCCAATCCAAGAACCGGTTGATATTCTTATTATCGATGGTTTGATTGAAAATATCGGGAAATCTATCCCAACTTCAAAAAACGATCAGGTAATTGACTTGGATGGAAATATAATTGCACCCGGTTTCATAGATATGCATGTGCATCTTAGAGAACCCGGTTATGAGTATAAAGAAACGATTGAAAGTGGCTGTATGGCTGCTGCTGCGGGTGGTTTTACAGCAGTATGTTGTATGCCGAACACCAATCCGGTTATTGACGATGAATCTCTGGTCAGAGGGATTATCGAAAAAGCAAAAAGCGTCAATGGAGGAATTGTTGATATTTATCCAATAGCAGCAATAACAAAATCGCGGGA
The genomic region above belongs to Ignavibacteriales bacterium and contains:
- the pyrR gene encoding bifunctional pyr operon transcriptional regulator/uracil phosphoribosyltransferase PyrR — protein: MMHKIIDETGFGRTLTRLAHEIIERNKGAGNIAVIGIRTRGEYLAKRLADMISSIEKKEIKIGLLDITLYRDDLKEIQNQPLLKGTEISFDVNKKDIILIDDVLFTGRTVRAALDELTDLGRPASIQLAVLIDRGHRELPIRADFVGKNLPTSLDEEVKVLMKEIDSEDSVVLKYLEKGEN
- a CDS encoding excinuclease ABC subunit C, with product MAEKYFKNPHNLNLSNKLANLPKNPGVYQFKNANNDILYIGKALNLRNRVRQYFHRCGNISSRIKAMIPKIADIELIITDSEIEALILEATLIKKHKPHYNIDLKDDKSYPYIVITKEPYPRIFVTRKIVNDGSKYFGPYTEVGYMRESLKMIKDIFKVRSCNYFLDDESILKKKYKLCLDYHINQCDGPCEGLVSEEKYNEMIDSVALLLKGKTGKLISDWEARMNSAAEGLHFEEAKRYRDGINQLRIYSERQKIIEPNLSDRDIIALVKDVDDACCVIFNVREGKITGKKHLLIKRVEGKPEEEIIEQMVQNYYLDATEIPSEIYLSHRPVSISVIQEWLKNKRDGRFKIIIPRAGEKIRLMNMCKLNAKIILDEYLSRRNLRNQKIPEALLVLKKHLQLKTIPHRIECFDISNIQGTDSVASMVVFIDGKPRKSEYRKFKINSVLGADDYASMKEVIGRRYKRLLEEKSQPPDLIMVDGGKGQLSSATEVLKLLQLWKEEKKGVSIIGLAKKLEEVYLPETPEPQNIPKASPALHLLQRIRNEAHRFAISYHRQLRGKRTIKTEIEEIGGIGKQYSNKLLKYFGSLKGIQIASYEKLKEIVGAKNAVKIIQYFSEK
- a CDS encoding aspartate carbamoyltransferase catalytic subunit; translation: MPLQNRHLLGLEGVSKEDIQLILDTAVTFREVLERPIKKVPTLQGKTIVNLFFESSTRTRISFELAERRLSADVVNFSADMSSLKKGETLKDTARNIEAMKIDIVVMRHGAPGAALFLSRVIDSVIINAGDGAHEHPTQALLDLYSIHEKHKTIKGLKVCIVGDISHSRVALSNIYGLKTMGAEVAICGPATLIPSEIENLGVNTFNRIDDAIAWSDVLNVLRIQLERQDRSNIPSLREYRKYFAVTKERIQKAGKQITIMHPGPINRDVELSADVADSEHSIILQQVLNGVAVRMAVLYLLGTRS